The Salvelinus namaycush isolate Seneca chromosome 8, SaNama_1.0, whole genome shotgun sequence genome has a segment encoding these proteins:
- the lrrc41 gene encoding leucine-rich repeat-containing protein 41 encodes MPAPYLEQIRRAKEWQDAKVTSTITPTLKKICIKTVSRHMDVLDKKALDLPISLIKELLQHLNIVDLDRIQPAVNRKGISTSFVWAGILRRISGPRKGSTILTEDEWRETSMHKLFNLAFYGFRFGGDTKYLLNVNFNSLLLVMAKYIQHLVLRTSRPHGYFFARRSVLSVLEKGVRRIQLGESTQLREWPSDVLYTLHRLLDHGAARDVIINQSPDPRLLAWILHGRGPQSKSHQCPMESMQGEMVKCCQAPNTAGSSAGDAEAANSQVPEEEEPDEEDHNGGTPCKRPRLSIASAKAELDLTSSPCQCMVPKPLCQMFIPSVGHSTEICHKGQIHSLKINDFRVGVFPVLLPLLPSWLCLHSLSLQSAWTFEEGDALSLAESLQQLSATPGCSLIELSVGSLTHPALMESLLNACPTLRSFSMEIHPVAEYHRAPLRSIPQPAHHAELSLEKLCVKVPKLRTSVESLMCVLLRSPRLTSLHVSGINSSTGFSPSHLLNTVAESNRHLKDLTLEDINLSDCHCAIFQLLDNYCMLEALSLKDCRLLEKCSDKEDVVRQLVNSLKKVPSLQSLNLAQNRLAKTVTVLGELFKGPSPSTVKELDISSNFIQPPELLELGKLLETHRPPQKLLLTLKSNPLDRDMELRDTALGTLSHLCDLITDHWNSRDTMADHISMM; translated from the exons ATGCCTGCTCCTTACCTTGAACAAATTAGAAGAGCCAAGGAGTGGCAGGATGCCAAAGTTACTTCCACCATTACACCCACCTTGAAGAAGATATGCATCAAAACAGTGAGTCGTCACATGGATGTACTAGACAAGAAAGCTCTTG ACCTACCAATCTCACTGATCAAGGAGCTCCTGCAGCATTTAAACATTGTTGATCTGGATAGAATTCAGCCTGCAGTGAACCGGAAAG GAATCTCCACCTCCTTTGTGTGGGCAGGAATATTGAGAAGAATCTCTGGGCCTCGCAAAGGGAGT ACCATACTCACCGAAGATGAATGGAGGGAGACAAGCATGCATAAGCTCTTTAACTTGGCCTTCTATGGCTTCAGGTTCGGAGGTGATACAAAATACCTCCTGAATGTCAACTTTAACTCCCTTCTCTTAGTCATGGCCAAATACATCCAGCACCTGGTTCTTCGAACATCACGACCACACGGCTACTTCTTCGCGAGGAGGTCTGTTTTGAGCGTTCTGGAGAAGGGTGTAAGGCGCATTCAACTGGGAGAGAGCACTCAGCTCAGAGAGTGGCCCAGTGATGTCTTATACACCCTGCACCGTTTACTGGACCACGGGGCAGCCCGTGATGTCATCATAAACCAGAGCCCAGATCCTCGTCTGCTGGCTTGGATTCTTCACGGCAGGGGACCTCAGAGTAAAAGCCACCAATGTCCAATGGAGTCCATGCAAGGTGAGATGGTCAAATGTTGCCAGGCGCCAAACACTGCAGGAAGCAGCGCTGGAGATGCTGAGGCAGCCAACTCCCAGGTCCCAGAGGAAGAGGAGCCTGATGAAGAAGATCATAATGGTGGGACCCCATGCAAGCGTCCAAGGTTGAGTATTGCCTCCGCGAAGGCAGAGCTTGACTTGACCAGCTCCCCATGCCAGTGTATGGTCCCCAAGCCATTGTGCCAGATGTTTATTCCCTCGGTTGGTCACTCGACAGAGATTTGCCACAAGGGGCAAATCCATTCACTAAAGATCAATGACTTCAGGGTTGGAGTCTTCCCTGTACTGCTTCCTCTCCTGCCTTCTTGGCTGTGCCTCCACTCTCTAAGCCTGCAAAGTGCTT GGACCTTTGAGGAGGGTGATGCGTTGAGCCTGGCAGAGTCTCTCCAGCAGCTGTCTGCTACACCAGGCTGCTCCCTGATTGAGCTGAGTGTGGGGTCCCTGACCCATCCTGCTCTCATGGAGTCTCTGCTGAATGCATGCCCCACCCTCAGGTCATTCTCCATGGAGATCCACCCTGTAGCAGAGTACCACAGAGCCCCACTGAGAAGCATTCCCCAGCCAGCACACCATGCAG AACTCTCACTGGAGAAGCTGTGTGTGAAAGTACCCAAATTGAGGACCAGTGTGGAGAGTCTGATGTGTGTGTTGCTACGCTCTCCTCGCCTCACCTCACTTCACGTCTCAGGAATCAACAGCTCAACTGGCTTCTCACCCAGCCACCTCCTCAACACAGTGGCAG AGTCTAATCGCCACCTGAAGGACCTCACCTTGGAGGATATCaacctgtctgactgtcactgtgCAATCTTCCAGCTACTGGATAACTACTGTATGTTGGAAG CGTTGTCATTGAAGGACTGTCGGCTTCTGGAGAAATGCAGTGACAAGGAAGATGTCGTCCGACAGCTGGTTAATTCTCTCAAAAAGGTTCCATCTCTCCAGTCTCTCAACTTGGCTCAAAACCGCCTCG CCAAGACTGTGACAGTTTTGGGGGAACTCTTCAAAGGACCCTCACCAAGCACAGTGAAAGAGCTGGACATTAG CTCCAACTTCATCCAGCCTCCTGAGCTGCTAGAGTTGGGGAAGTTGTTGGAGACCCACCGTCCTCCCCAGAAACTACTCCTCACCCTGAAGAGCAACCCACTGGACAGAGACATGGAGCTGAGGGACACGGCTCTGGGCACGCTCAGTCACCTTTGTGACCTCATCACCGACCACTGGAACTCCAGAGACACCATGGCTGACCACATCAGCATGATGTGA